The nucleotide window AACCaattgctctttatttattttccatgccATGAAGTACTATTgcctggatgtgtgtgtgtgtgtgtgtgtgtgtgtttacgcaTCATAACTGAAATGACGTGCAATATCAAAGAACAATGTAAAAGTGCATTTTCCTAATCGCTTTCTAGTTTCACTTTTTGCCATTGCATATGATTTTTACTTTAATGCTTTTGATTAGTGGCTGCGTGAATACATTTTAGGATAATGAAACGTGCAGAGTCATACAAAAGTCACGAGCTAGACGAATATTTCAAGGCCCACGTCACCGGGTCCAGCTTATGGTTGGACTCGGGCACAAGTACAGCAAAGGCGTCCTGGTGGAAGCAGCAGTGCTCTCGAGACAGACGAGATTCAGATATGTACAGTgttgtaggtttatttattgCACATACGTCAGCATTAGACAGAAGCtaaatgtaatttgttataGCAGAACGTTGAGTGTGATGTATTATCAACAGTAAGGTCATTGAAAGAATAATTCTGGGTGTGTGATTGGCTTTTGTTTATTGACCGCAGGAGGTGAAGTATGATAaggtctgttttgtttattgtgggAAATGCTGTTGTGGCCTTATGAGGCATAACAGTCCAAAGAGGCTTGCTAATAACAGAGAGTGTAGATTGGGCACATTGAACGGCTTGCTGCTCATCTTAAACTTCCTGTGTGCTTGGAGAATAAGCAGGGCTAACTGCCGGAGATCAAGAGCAGATGACAGATCACTCGGCTCTCCGGACGTCCATTCATCACCAGGAAATGTTTAATGAGCTTCTTGCAATGTATGTAACCAGCTGGGCCACGGAAAAAAGGGAGCTCTGTAATTGGACAGTGCACATTCACAGGTTTCTGCAGTCATTTGTCAGCCCAGTGCAGCTTCCCTTTCAACTTTACATCATGTTGATAGCATAGATCCGGTGAAATCTTCTTGATAGGTTGTTTTAAACAATCCCCTCAGGTGTTTAAGTTAAAAGTATTCCAGTGCTGGCAATGTTTTAAAAGGCCTGTAGCAGTATGGTGAAAAGGTACCAAGCATAAGCAAGTTGATGTCATAGCATGTTCGTACTCTTGCTTTCATCCATTTCAGTGGCACATTCTGAGTCCACATGCATTAATCAGGTAGACAGTACAGGTTTGTGTCTTAATATTttgtgtcttgtctttttttctccgCTTGTAGTCTGCCATCTTTAACTTCCAGAGCCTCCTCACAGTCATCTTGCTGCTCATCTGTACATGTGCTTACATCCGAGCCCTTGCTCCCAGCTTGCTTGACAAGAACAAAACCGGGTATGTATGggtcaaaaggaaaaaaaagcaccttCACCAtcagacaggcacacaggcacacagaaccACCAGGCTAGCTTTATACTCTCAAAAGCAAGTTAAGCTCTGAAGATATTATCCCCAATAGACGCCTGGAGGGAGAACAAGACGTCTTTGTGGAACTCAGCAACGACTTTGCCTGAGAATaaactacatttatttatttgcgtCTGCAAGTTTTCCGCAAGCCACCCTTCCGTGATGGAGTGCCATCCCCTTAGGAGGAAGTACTTGACAAATTACAACATCGTTTTaaacttgcaaaaaaaaggaagccaCTGAAAGCTTTACTCGTTTTCATGCCccttgtgtcattatttttcttgggaaaacaataaaaaaactttcTTAAATGAGGCTGAAGCAACAGGATGTTGCCATATGTTTGGATGTCAGATGGGAAGGGAAGGAAATTAAAAGGATTATTCTCATCCAGTGATCTGATCCCTACACATGCATTTTCCTAGACAAATTAACAGGACTCATATTGTGAAAGTAATTATTTTAGAACCCCATCTGCTGGTTATGAACTGTTTTGGTGTTTTCCAAAGCAGTTATAGTTAACAGGATGCTGCAACAGAGAAGTAGTGAAATTTGTGTAAATTATGAGGTTTTGGTGAACAGATAGCCTATAAGCCATCAAACCTCTGTAAATCAATCATGACTCAATGTTTGCAAGTATGACAAACCTTCATTTTTTGCAAGTGTATACTTTAAGTGCAATTATAAATTTAGTGCAGAATTTAATATGGAAATAGTGTGCTGAAGCCCAGAGTTGCatggttttctttcatttttgttttgctcaagTGAAGCTCATCTGAGTTAACATTTAGAAGGTGAGGGTGAACCTTTCACAGATTGAGCTTTGTGGGGCCAAATGGCTCAGCCAGTCAGAGTACAATATTACGGTCATATCCCTTGTGGTGACTCTTCAAAATCCATATCTGTCTCCCAGATTCTGTCAccatgtctgtattttttttcacactagCTGGACAGTGCCCAGCAGCTAATATGCCTCCAcactagggctgggcggtatatcgactttttaaggtatatcgaTATATTTTCTAACAAAatataggatgagacaataccgtttatatcaatatagtttgatgttgcgttacatAACCTGCTTCGTCCATAAAgccgtgccagtgtttgcatctccCCTGCTCCCAGTCTCCCTCTGCGTCTGCATGCAAACCCGGTTCTGTTAATTTGTCCTACCTTATCGAAACGTCCTCCTACCATAGTGTAGATTGATAGTCATATCTATCGATCTTTGCTACCGTATCAGGAAATAGTACTgcaagtaggttgtgctaccttagaagccaaaaaaggtCGGTAATTCTTTTTTACCTTCAGAAGATGGTTCTAAGctaattaaattattgttttcattaattcatccaacagcaatTTCGAAATTTTCGAACAGGGTAggcctgttgttatttttgttctgtttacatttttattgttatttgcacagctgtgtattttggtaagcaggagaggaaaacctgtaattgtactctattttaatcagtgtgttattgttgttgaaaacagctgaagGAGCATTTTCAGACataggcctatttttatttaatataggctatttactttatataatttttcatttacatgctttgcagctgtatattttcaaacagggaaggaaaccctgtctttacattttattttgatcacagtcttttttaataaaagtgcttgtgacatctcacatgtggctttgatttacaactgaacatttagcccactttGTAGAAAATACTGAgatatatatatcatgtattgccattcagcctaaaaataccaagatatgatttttggtccatatcgccCGGCGCTACTCCACACCGCACTACGATCCTTGTTAGTTCCTGGAGGAGCAGACAGATTCTCTGATGATGCTTAGACTTGGGGTGCTGTATTTTATCACACTGTCCTTTAGGGTCATGGCGACTTGGGCACACAGTCATCCAAGAGATGGAGCTGTCATCCTGCTCAGACTCTGTAGTTTGGTAGACatcatttatgtgtatgtgcatatatataggGCACATGGAGACTACAGGCTACTAATGCAAAGAagtttttccataaaaaaatctCTCCATTCACCCCCTCACACCTCAGCTCTTTAGTATCAAAACACAAAGGGATAAGTGACCGTTCAGCCAACTCTGTGAGGATATTTGTAACCTGGCCTTGGTCGTGGCTGACTTTGCAGGAGGTCCCTGGTTTGCCCTCTGAGTTTGGCGTTCAGGGGTAGGAAGCCGGGCAGAAACTTTTAAGCTTCCTAATCCGTCTCCATCAGATAAACATGCGTC belongs to Megalops cyprinoides isolate fMegCyp1 chromosome 5, fMegCyp1.pri, whole genome shotgun sequence and includes:
- the tmem167a gene encoding protein kish-A — protein: MSAIFNFQSLLTVILLLICTCAYIRALAPSLLDKNKTGVLGIFWKCARIGERKSPYVACCCVIMALTILFSE